The following are from one region of the Rhodopirellula sp. P2 genome:
- a CDS encoding error-prone DNA polymerase — protein sequence MRYVELHCRSNFSFLDGASHPDELVQRAAELGYEGLAITDRESIAGVVRGFSPAQELGLQYLVGTQVHPTDAPPMVLWPSDREAYGRMCRMLSKGRMRCEKGRSELSFADIAEHAQGILAGVIATDESRSIEDHHTHVNDSRQFLRGPFRDVFDDRGHLLASFHRGVDDAAKATWLRDLSLATDVPLLACGDVRYHTAERMALHDCVVAISKGKSVEQIQSERLVNSQHHLRSLDEIAELYRDVPDAVARTMEVAQRCTFTLDQLKYEYPVELAPQGMTPIEHLKRLTWEGARGRWPGGVPEKIIETLRHEVTLIEELNYEAYFLTVWDLVRFARSQKILCQGRGSAANSVVCYCLGITAVDPTHTDLLFERFISRERGEAPDIDVDFEHQRREEVLQYLYEKYGRDRAGMTAVVTCYRAKSAIREVGKALSISPDIIDAVAKLAGSYGRNPELPERCRDAGLDPDTPLGRRFLYLTETLIGFPRHLSQHVGGMVMTAGSLCELCVTENAAMPGRSVIQWNKDDLDDIGILKVDILALGMLSAIRRCFELVKDHHDRELSLSTIPPDDKPTYDMICAADTMGVFQIESRAQMSMLPRLKPRCYYDLVIEVAIVRPGPIQGNMVHPFLAARENPAAAKYPNDAIRKVLEKTLGVPIFQEQAMKLAVVAAGFTPGEADQLRRAMAAWRRPGVIDRFRTKLLEGMNANGLNGEFAENVFRQIRGFGEYGFPESHAASFALLVYASCYLKRHYPAAFCAALLDSQPMGFYAPAQLIRDAQQHGVQVLPVDVNDSDIRTKLIPDLNRSQPKLRLGLQMIRGLPSAVADKILRARDAGGPFENLHDLTTRANLSRSNIATLADADALASIAQDRRAAVWQSLAQDDSGDSMPLLADLDPDCSVPEELIPMSPAEEVKNDYATTGLSLKAHPVSFWRDDLDALRCKRASDLPKLRDGVHVRVAGLVLMRQRPGTAKGITFVTLEDETGSMNLVLFAQVWKRFFKIARSSDAWIVDGKLENKQGIIHVIVGRVEDLSEKATGLRVPRRDFH from the coding sequence ATGCGTTACGTCGAACTTCACTGCCGGAGCAACTTCAGTTTTCTGGACGGGGCGTCTCACCCGGACGAATTGGTGCAACGTGCCGCTGAACTGGGCTACGAAGGGCTGGCGATCACCGACCGAGAATCAATCGCCGGCGTGGTCCGCGGCTTTTCCCCGGCCCAAGAACTGGGACTGCAGTACCTCGTCGGCACGCAAGTCCACCCGACCGACGCACCGCCAATGGTGCTGTGGCCAAGCGACCGAGAGGCGTACGGACGGATGTGCCGGATGCTTTCCAAGGGCCGCATGCGTTGCGAAAAAGGCCGCAGCGAATTGTCGTTTGCTGACATTGCGGAACACGCCCAAGGGATCTTGGCCGGCGTCATCGCCACCGACGAATCAAGATCGATCGAAGACCATCACACGCACGTCAACGATTCCCGGCAATTCCTTCGTGGCCCGTTTCGCGATGTATTCGATGACCGTGGTCACCTGCTGGCGTCGTTTCATCGCGGAGTCGACGATGCGGCCAAAGCCACCTGGCTGCGAGACCTTTCGCTGGCCACCGACGTGCCGCTGCTGGCCTGCGGTGACGTGCGTTACCACACCGCCGAACGCATGGCATTGCATGACTGCGTGGTCGCCATTTCGAAAGGCAAATCGGTTGAACAAATCCAATCCGAACGCCTGGTCAATAGCCAGCACCACCTGCGCTCGCTCGACGAGATCGCCGAACTCTACCGCGATGTCCCTGATGCGGTGGCGCGAACCATGGAAGTGGCCCAGCGCTGCACGTTCACGCTGGACCAATTGAAATACGAATACCCGGTGGAACTCGCACCGCAGGGAATGACGCCGATCGAGCATCTCAAACGCCTGACCTGGGAAGGCGCCCGCGGTCGCTGGCCAGGCGGTGTGCCGGAGAAGATCATCGAAACGCTCCGCCACGAAGTCACCCTGATCGAGGAACTGAACTACGAAGCCTACTTTTTGACGGTCTGGGACCTGGTCCGGTTTGCCCGCTCCCAAAAAATCCTTTGCCAAGGCCGTGGGTCGGCGGCGAACTCCGTCGTGTGTTACTGCCTCGGGATCACGGCGGTGGATCCAACCCACACGGATTTGCTGTTCGAGCGTTTCATCAGCCGTGAACGTGGAGAGGCCCCCGACATCGACGTGGACTTCGAACACCAACGTCGCGAAGAGGTGTTGCAGTACTTGTACGAAAAATATGGTCGCGATCGAGCGGGCATGACCGCCGTCGTCACCTGTTACCGAGCCAAAAGTGCGATTCGCGAAGTCGGCAAGGCTCTGTCCATTTCTCCCGACATCATCGATGCGGTTGCCAAGTTGGCGGGCAGCTATGGACGCAACCCGGAACTGCCCGAACGCTGTCGCGACGCGGGATTGGACCCTGACACACCGCTGGGTCGGCGATTTCTGTACCTGACTGAAACACTGATCGGATTCCCCCGTCACCTGTCCCAACACGTTGGCGGGATGGTGATGACGGCCGGCAGTTTGTGCGAGCTGTGCGTGACCGAAAATGCGGCGATGCCAGGCCGCAGTGTGATTCAGTGGAACAAGGATGACCTCGATGACATTGGCATCCTGAAAGTCGACATCTTGGCACTCGGGATGCTCTCCGCGATCCGGCGCTGCTTTGAACTGGTCAAGGATCATCACGACCGTGAGCTGTCACTGTCGACCATCCCACCGGATGACAAACCGACTTACGACATGATTTGTGCCGCCGACACGATGGGTGTGTTCCAAATCGAAAGCCGGGCTCAGATGAGCATGCTGCCGCGACTCAAACCACGTTGCTACTACGACCTGGTGATCGAAGTCGCGATCGTTCGGCCGGGCCCGATCCAAGGCAACATGGTGCATCCGTTCTTAGCGGCTCGCGAAAATCCGGCGGCGGCCAAGTACCCCAACGACGCCATTCGCAAGGTGCTCGAGAAAACGCTCGGCGTTCCGATCTTTCAAGAACAAGCGATGAAGCTGGCCGTCGTCGCCGCCGGATTCACGCCGGGAGAGGCCGACCAACTCCGCCGAGCCATGGCGGCATGGCGACGCCCCGGTGTGATCGACCGTTTCCGCACCAAGCTGCTCGAAGGAATGAACGCGAATGGGCTCAATGGTGAATTCGCGGAGAACGTGTTCCGGCAAATCCGCGGCTTTGGCGAATACGGGTTCCCTGAATCACACGCGGCTTCATTTGCTTTGCTGGTTTACGCCTCGTGCTATTTGAAACGCCACTATCCCGCCGCGTTTTGTGCGGCGTTGCTGGACAGCCAACCGATGGGGTTCTACGCCCCCGCGCAGCTCATTCGAGACGCTCAGCAACACGGCGTGCAAGTCCTGCCCGTGGACGTCAACGACAGCGACATTCGCACCAAGCTGATTCCTGATCTTAACCGCTCTCAGCCCAAACTCCGGCTGGGCCTGCAAATGATTCGTGGGCTTCCCTCAGCTGTCGCGGACAAGATCCTGAGAGCCCGTGATGCCGGCGGCCCCTTTGAGAACCTGCATGACTTGACCACGCGAGCCAATCTATCTCGATCAAACATCGCCACGCTGGCAGATGCCGATGCGCTCGCCTCAATCGCTCAAGACCGCCGGGCCGCGGTCTGGCAGTCGCTCGCTCAAGATGACTCGGGCGACTCGATGCCGTTGCTGGCGGATTTGGATCCGGATTGCAGCGTCCCAGAAGAATTGATCCCAATGTCACCGGCCGAGGAGGTCAAGAACGACTACGCGACAACGGGCTTGAGTTTGAAGGCCCACCCGGTCTCGTTTTGGCGGGATGACTTGGATGCGCTGCGTTGCAAGCGTGCCTCGGACTTACCAAAACTACGCGACGGCGTGCACGTTCGCGTCGCCGGCCTCGTCTTGATGCGTCAACGACCGGGCACTGCCAAGGGCATCACATTTGTGACGCTGGAAGACGAGACGGGATCCATGAACCTGGTCTTGTTCGCTCAGGTTTGGAAGCGATTTTTCAAGATCGCGCGTTCCAGCGATGCCTGGATCGTCGATGGCAAACTGGAAAACAAACAAGGCATCATCCACGTCATCGTCGGCCGAGTCGAAGACCTCAGTGAAAAGGCCACCGGGCTGCGGGTCCCCCGACGCGACTTTCACTGA
- a CDS encoding FG-GAP-like repeat-containing protein, whose product MTTKLPSGLTLHFQPLHQEAIAARHLHTGILLGSLLLSGLVGCREKEPVRIVPKMQTSVEAAPAQAPDARELLASAEKAVTQGNWSDAKRFLKDLLVAKPDHPAGLFLMSRVQAETGHLDDAIEMLANIPDNDAEFGIAALGQRGEFLRQVGRNHEAIQVWQTLLAKPSVANDPFSNQIRSQLAADLQRVGRRIEAGEQLRILVKQSAANEDQLRQLLYITRPPKTREEFAAEVERERLRTQGVAVDSPDASASSDLNSAWTSLIERRTREAIETLQAVIKHQPSMQAQALLAYAYADLQAFPQMRATIVDANSNSSLPGNLRDFPSFWMAVGAQALFEQSTDDAIGAFAEAMRLDPTSDRAHELLSAALLQAGRVNDAEAVDERRYLLAGPREAYVAVGDGQPDDLRAGRFLVEDLLRLGEMDQACEWRKAIAKRHRGQWGSADEIQQDCAQWKSLAKEERLKRQLAGISIEGNSKPDLAWLRSTPKDISSTIRSPTTPSGQPSFTPPRLVDVAVSVGLQAVFHNRPERVLKLMRLHESLGPGTAALDYDRDGQIDFYINQASGDPPQSPGTRPNHLFRGTTSDHEPPVYVDATAPAAADDRGYGVGLTAGDWNQDGWEDLAIANVGQNRLLLNQGDGTFIDATNGIGWNSEQFTASLAMADMDGNGSPDLIEINYADDPRVFEPVQVNSLGLPTDLPGPNHFRAANDQLWLSDPQGQARQVILRRDAIVDLNRETPEQSSPSTPDPPQASGTHTPKNQLPKLGDDAFPGLGLIAGELDGQPGLECFVANDSRPNQFWKISRNGSIVKLLQYAETIGLATSSQGKTTACMGVGAADFDRNGTQDMVVANWYDEWLNLYQQVRPGMYRDVAIAFGLDRFSDHHVGFGIQGLDYDNDGWVDLVIGNGHIEDLTHQQLPLQMETQVLVNLGDHFEQADMKSTLGGYWDTPHIGRSLTRCDHNRDGRLDALLSDLHDPLALLENQTESDHHWIQFSLVATSSERSAIGTRIEVLGTEKPAVASLNAGDGFACRNEPVVHLGLANRSDPVDVQITWPSGEVQTLGQLSLDRRYLVVENQLAWPE is encoded by the coding sequence GTGACAACCAAGCTCCCGAGCGGACTCACCTTGCATTTTCAACCACTCCATCAAGAGGCCATCGCCGCTCGCCATCTGCACACCGGCATCCTGCTGGGCAGCTTGCTGCTCAGTGGATTGGTTGGCTGCCGCGAAAAAGAACCGGTTCGCATCGTGCCGAAAATGCAAACCTCGGTCGAAGCCGCCCCTGCCCAGGCACCCGACGCTCGCGAATTGCTTGCGTCAGCCGAGAAAGCGGTGACGCAGGGGAATTGGTCCGATGCCAAGCGATTCTTGAAAGATCTGTTGGTTGCCAAACCCGATCACCCGGCGGGTTTGTTTCTGATGTCCCGCGTGCAAGCCGAAACCGGCCACCTCGACGACGCGATCGAGATGCTTGCCAATATCCCAGACAACGACGCCGAATTTGGAATTGCGGCCTTGGGCCAACGTGGCGAGTTCTTGCGTCAGGTCGGGCGAAATCATGAAGCGATCCAAGTCTGGCAGACGTTGCTGGCCAAACCCAGCGTGGCCAACGATCCGTTTTCCAATCAGATCCGCTCGCAATTGGCGGCTGACCTGCAGCGCGTCGGTCGCCGAATCGAGGCGGGAGAGCAACTTCGAATTCTGGTGAAACAATCGGCAGCCAACGAAGACCAATTGCGGCAACTGCTTTACATCACTCGACCTCCCAAGACACGCGAGGAATTCGCCGCCGAGGTCGAACGTGAACGACTGCGAACGCAAGGTGTGGCCGTCGACTCACCAGATGCGTCGGCCAGCTCCGACCTCAACTCAGCCTGGACGTCGTTGATCGAACGACGCACACGAGAAGCGATCGAAACGTTGCAGGCCGTGATCAAGCACCAACCGAGCATGCAGGCTCAGGCGTTGCTCGCCTACGCCTACGCAGATTTGCAAGCGTTCCCACAAATGCGAGCGACAATTGTCGACGCCAATTCAAACTCTTCGCTGCCGGGCAACCTCCGCGACTTCCCGTCGTTTTGGATGGCGGTGGGTGCCCAAGCTTTGTTTGAGCAATCAACCGACGACGCCATCGGCGCTTTTGCCGAAGCGATGCGATTGGACCCCACGTCCGACCGAGCCCACGAACTGTTGTCAGCGGCGTTGTTGCAGGCCGGCCGAGTCAATGACGCGGAAGCGGTCGACGAGCGTCGTTACCTGTTGGCTGGACCTCGCGAAGCCTACGTGGCGGTCGGTGACGGACAACCCGATGACCTGCGAGCAGGCAGGTTCCTGGTCGAAGACTTGCTCCGTCTGGGCGAAATGGACCAAGCCTGCGAGTGGCGAAAGGCCATCGCCAAACGACATCGCGGTCAGTGGGGAAGCGCCGACGAAATCCAACAGGACTGTGCCCAGTGGAAATCGCTGGCGAAGGAAGAGCGTCTGAAACGTCAGCTCGCTGGCATTTCGATCGAAGGCAATTCCAAACCCGATTTGGCTTGGTTGCGTTCCACCCCGAAAGACATCTCGTCCACTATCAGGTCGCCAACAACGCCAAGCGGACAGCCCTCATTCACGCCGCCGCGTTTGGTTGATGTGGCCGTGTCAGTGGGGTTGCAGGCGGTCTTTCACAATCGCCCGGAACGAGTGCTGAAACTCATGCGTCTGCACGAGTCACTGGGCCCGGGCACCGCAGCATTGGACTACGACCGCGATGGGCAAATTGACTTTTACATCAACCAAGCTTCCGGCGACCCGCCCCAGTCCCCTGGAACTCGCCCCAACCATTTGTTTCGTGGAACGACCAGTGACCATGAGCCACCGGTTTACGTCGATGCGACGGCGCCGGCCGCCGCGGATGACCGTGGTTACGGCGTTGGATTGACGGCAGGTGATTGGAACCAAGATGGCTGGGAAGACCTGGCAATCGCGAATGTGGGCCAGAACCGATTGCTCCTCAACCAAGGCGACGGGACGTTCATCGACGCGACGAATGGAATCGGATGGAACTCCGAACAATTCACCGCGTCGCTGGCGATGGCGGACATGGACGGCAACGGTTCACCGGATTTGATCGAAATCAACTACGCCGATGACCCGCGTGTGTTTGAACCGGTCCAAGTCAACTCACTCGGTCTTCCAACTGACTTGCCCGGTCCCAACCATTTCCGTGCAGCGAACGATCAACTTTGGCTCAGCGACCCCCAAGGCCAAGCTCGGCAGGTGATCCTCCGACGTGACGCCATCGTTGACTTGAATCGCGAGACTCCCGAGCAGAGTTCGCCGAGCACCCCAGACCCGCCCCAGGCTTCTGGCACTCATACTCCGAAGAACCAGCTCCCCAAACTGGGCGATGATGCCTTCCCTGGCCTGGGCTTGATCGCCGGCGAACTGGATGGGCAACCAGGACTGGAGTGCTTTGTCGCCAACGATTCTCGCCCCAATCAGTTCTGGAAAATCAGCCGGAACGGTTCCATCGTGAAGTTGTTGCAATACGCTGAAACGATCGGGCTGGCGACCAGCTCCCAAGGCAAAACAACCGCTTGCATGGGGGTGGGCGCCGCGGACTTCGATCGCAACGGAACGCAAGACATGGTCGTCGCGAATTGGTACGACGAATGGCTGAACCTGTATCAACAAGTTCGTCCGGGGATGTACCGTGACGTCGCCATCGCGTTTGGACTGGATCGATTCAGCGACCATCACGTTGGCTTTGGAATCCAAGGCCTGGACTACGACAATGATGGCTGGGTCGACCTTGTCATCGGCAACGGCCACATCGAGGACCTGACGCATCAACAGCTGCCGCTTCAAATGGAAACCCAGGTTCTGGTCAATTTGGGCGACCACTTTGAACAAGCCGACATGAAGTCGACGCTGGGCGGGTACTGGGACACGCCTCACATCGGGCGTAGCTTGACCCGCTGTGATCACAACCGCGATGGCCGCCTGGATGCGTTGCTGTCAGACCTGCATGATCCGCTGGCTTTGCTTGAGAACCAAACTGAAAGCGACCATCACTGGATTCAGTTTTCATTGGTGGCGACAAGCAGCGAACGATCGGCGATCGGAACTCGCATCGAAGTCCTCGGCACCGAAAAGCCCGCGGTTGCCAGCCTGAATGCCGGTGACGGGTTCGCTTGTCGCAACGAACCCGTCGTGCATCTGGGACTGGCCAACCGCAGCGATCCGGTGGACGTGCAGATCACTTGGCCAAGCGGCGAGGTTCAAACACTCGGCCAACTCTCACTCGACCGCAGGTACCTCGTCGTTGAGAATCAACTTGCCTGGCCGGAGTGA
- a CDS encoding sialidase family protein, whose amino-acid sequence MKFLRWTKPLALAACLTMTASAQNTPPEDTSIPGVVQQQFIYDEAPFPSCHASTICQTPDGFVAAWFGGEREGAKDVSIWVSDHDGMSWSAPRKVADGVQTDGSRQPCWNPVLFRAPSGVTWLFIKVGPNPKEWWGEVLFSDDGGKTFRDRTRLPEGVLGPIRCKPELVDGGKTLLCGSSTEHAGWRVHFERLTLTGQANPEAVSEQHWDRGEAIHDGQEFAAIQPTILRLPNDRLRTLCRTMQSVIVQADSNDNGRTWTKPVSTKMPNPNSGIDVITANDGRHWLISNPLPSKENGWGGRSQLTLSVSTDGEEYREVAVLENEPRGEFSYPAIIQAEDGKLHITYTWKRQKIKHVIFDPSAI is encoded by the coding sequence GTGAAATTTCTTCGATGGACAAAGCCGCTTGCCTTGGCAGCGTGTTTGACAATGACCGCCTCCGCCCAAAACACCCCACCGGAAGACACCTCCATCCCCGGTGTCGTGCAACAACAATTCATCTACGACGAAGCCCCGTTTCCTTCCTGTCACGCCTCGACCATCTGCCAAACGCCCGACGGATTCGTGGCAGCCTGGTTTGGCGGGGAACGAGAAGGGGCCAAAGATGTTTCGATCTGGGTCAGTGATCACGACGGAATGTCCTGGTCAGCGCCGCGAAAAGTGGCGGATGGTGTTCAAACCGATGGTTCGCGTCAGCCATGTTGGAACCCGGTTCTTTTCCGGGCCCCCTCCGGCGTCACTTGGTTGTTCATCAAGGTCGGTCCCAACCCGAAAGAGTGGTGGGGGGAAGTCTTGTTCAGCGACGACGGCGGCAAGACATTCCGCGATCGCACGCGACTTCCAGAGGGAGTCTTGGGCCCCATTCGGTGCAAACCCGAATTGGTTGATGGCGGCAAAACGTTGCTGTGTGGCAGTTCCACCGAGCACGCTGGATGGCGAGTTCACTTCGAACGCTTGACGCTGACCGGCCAAGCGAATCCGGAAGCTGTCTCGGAACAGCATTGGGACCGCGGCGAAGCCATTCATGACGGCCAAGAATTTGCCGCGATTCAGCCGACCATCCTCCGATTGCCCAACGATCGTCTGCGGACCCTGTGCCGAACCATGCAAAGCGTGATCGTTCAAGCCGACTCGAACGACAACGGGCGGACTTGGACCAAGCCCGTGTCGACGAAGATGCCCAACCCAAACTCAGGCATCGATGTGATCACGGCAAACGATGGCCGGCACTGGCTGATCAGCAACCCACTGCCATCCAAAGAAAACGGCTGGGGCGGACGCAGTCAGCTCACGCTTTCCGTCAGCACCGATGGCGAGGAATATCGCGAGGTCGCGGTCCTGGAAAATGAACCCCGAGGCGAATTCAGCTACCCAGCAATCATCCAAGCAGAAGACGGCAAGTTGCACATCACCTACACCTGGAAACGCCAGAAGATCAAACATGTGATCTTCGATCCAAGTGCGATCTGA
- a CDS encoding DUF4340 domain-containing protein, whose translation MNEGKKTGAFWAAAAVMLAVGLFVAWPTSTQTESPYSPGKPLFEKFKDPLTASNLKIVTFDEEQGQLGTFEVRRDAESGQWTIPSRKGYPADAVEQMRDAANALVGLNILDVQTENQGDHAALGVVEPKLEDLQVGDTGVGRLVTFKDESQQTLASLIIGNPVKNEEGKIYVRKPGQDPVYVVKMDDSVLSTKFQDWIEDDLLQMSSIDIKEAVVKDYSASISGRSVALERNYTAKFAMDGAEWAMKELLEYNSENPLAEPKLVEQPADKELNTTKLNEMKNALDDLKIVDVVRKPEGMSANLRADKDLISDNEAVQSLYTRGFFPVGSGAEGEFEVLSANGELNVTVDEGIEYVLRFGDVQGLSDDTAGEEDGDVGGVNRYLLVTARVNEDQFPAPDLQPVPQTIEELAAMLGVGEEDAEVEGEEPAAAEAEMKEETTDAPAEESAEEAAEAEDQPEAAEAEMKEAEAEATETETETDEASAEPAEEAEPAAEKVEASEEVEVTGEGEASGQGQGANPQDEDDATDEPSAESDAQTENATPAEAATEEAAADEEMALEPAGDNATEAPAVEAPAEEESDELTFNELTDEEKQERLEAEQEKILKANTRLLDERKDRLNAAKRRVADLNARFADWYYIIPEATYRQLRINRDELFVEPGANNAAPAGPPGGLPPGMQLPAGFGN comes from the coding sequence GTGAACGAAGGAAAGAAGACCGGAGCGTTTTGGGCTGCCGCGGCTGTCATGCTCGCCGTGGGATTGTTTGTGGCGTGGCCCACATCCACTCAAACGGAATCGCCTTACTCGCCTGGGAAACCGCTCTTTGAAAAGTTCAAGGATCCGTTGACCGCCTCGAACTTGAAGATTGTCACGTTCGACGAGGAACAGGGCCAATTGGGAACGTTCGAGGTTCGCCGCGATGCTGAATCGGGCCAGTGGACGATCCCTTCGCGAAAAGGCTATCCGGCGGATGCGGTGGAACAGATGCGAGACGCTGCCAACGCTTTGGTGGGGCTGAACATTCTGGACGTTCAGACCGAGAACCAAGGCGACCATGCGGCACTCGGCGTTGTTGAACCCAAGTTGGAAGACTTGCAGGTCGGCGACACCGGTGTGGGACGCTTGGTCACCTTCAAAGACGAATCTCAGCAGACGCTTGCCTCCTTGATCATCGGGAATCCGGTCAAGAACGAAGAGGGCAAAATCTACGTTCGCAAACCCGGCCAAGACCCGGTGTACGTCGTCAAAATGGACGACTCGGTTTTGTCGACCAAGTTCCAGGACTGGATCGAAGATGACTTGCTGCAGATGAGCAGCATCGACATCAAAGAAGCGGTCGTCAAAGACTACTCCGCGTCGATCTCTGGCCGAAGCGTTGCTTTGGAACGCAACTACACCGCAAAATTCGCGATGGATGGTGCTGAGTGGGCGATGAAAGAGTTGCTGGAATACAACTCCGAAAACCCGCTGGCGGAACCCAAGCTGGTGGAGCAACCCGCTGACAAGGAGCTCAACACCACCAAGCTGAACGAAATGAAAAATGCACTCGACGATTTGAAAATCGTCGATGTCGTTCGCAAACCAGAAGGCATGAGTGCCAACCTTCGCGCAGACAAGGATTTGATTTCGGACAACGAAGCAGTTCAGTCGTTGTACACCCGTGGCTTCTTCCCTGTGGGATCAGGTGCCGAAGGTGAGTTTGAGGTCTTGTCGGCAAACGGTGAGTTGAACGTCACCGTGGATGAAGGGATCGAGTACGTGCTCCGATTCGGCGACGTCCAAGGTTTGTCAGATGACACCGCAGGCGAAGAGGACGGGGACGTCGGCGGCGTGAATCGTTACCTGTTGGTCACCGCGCGCGTCAACGAAGACCAATTCCCCGCTCCTGACTTGCAGCCCGTTCCTCAGACCATCGAAGAACTCGCTGCGATGCTGGGCGTTGGGGAAGAAGATGCCGAGGTCGAGGGCGAAGAACCCGCTGCTGCGGAAGCCGAAATGAAAGAGGAAACAACGGACGCTCCTGCAGAAGAATCAGCGGAGGAAGCTGCCGAAGCAGAGGACCAGCCCGAAGCGGCCGAAGCAGAAATGAAGGAAGCTGAAGCTGAAGCAACGGAAACGGAAACGGAAACGGACGAGGCGTCCGCCGAACCGGCGGAGGAAGCGGAGCCAGCGGCTGAGAAAGTGGAGGCGTCTGAGGAGGTCGAAGTGACTGGTGAAGGCGAGGCTTCGGGTCAAGGTCAGGGTGCGAACCCGCAAGACGAAGACGATGCCACCGACGAGCCGTCTGCGGAATCCGACGCCCAAACCGAGAACGCAACACCCGCTGAAGCAGCGACCGAGGAAGCAGCGGCTGACGAAGAAATGGCTTTGGAGCCGGCGGGCGACAATGCGACTGAGGCGCCCGCTGTTGAAGCACCCGCGGAAGAAGAAAGCGACGAGTTGACGTTCAACGAGCTGACGGACGAAGAGAAGCAAGAACGCTTGGAAGCGGAACAGGAGAAGATCTTGAAAGCCAACACGCGTTTGTTGGATGAACGCAAGGATCGTCTGAACGCTGCCAAACGGCGCGTCGCTGACTTGAACGCTCGGTTCGCCGATTGGTACTACATCATTCCCGAAGCGACTTATCGCCAACTGCGAATCAACCGCGACGAATTGTTCGTTGAGCCAGGGGCGAACAACGCGGCTCCCGCTGGTCCTCCCGGAGGGTTGCCACCGGGGATGCAATTGCCAGCCGGTTTTGGCAATTAA